The following proteins are encoded in a genomic region of Oryza brachyantha chromosome 11, ObraRS2, whole genome shotgun sequence:
- the LOC112543457 gene encoding uncharacterized protein LOC112543457 isoform X1 — translation MAATSPPIRSLFLTPSPALSRISFPSYRPHRRTAPPPARCRRTKPPVLDEERLQRETSPDAKADRNDGREKMRGWFTLDDIGMDILTIALPAVLALAADPITALIDTAFVGHVGSAELAAVGASISIFNLVSKLLNVPLLNVTTSFVAEQQAVDADHNSSIQKDEISSPQEKAGEQRKFLPAVSTSLALAVGIGLMETVTLILGSGTLMDIVGITVDSPMRIPAEQFLILRAYGAPPVIVALAAQGTFRGFMDTKTPLFAVVAGNLVNALLDAIFIFPLGLGVSGAALATVTSEYLTAFILLWKLNSRMVLFSWHVIAGDIVRYLKSGALLIARTIAVVLTFTVSTSLASREGPVPMAGYEICLQVWLTISLLNDALALAGQALLANEYAKGNYKKARVVLYRVLQVGGVTGVTLATALFLGFGYLSMLFTDDPAVLDVARTGVWFVTVSQPINAVAFVADGLYYGVSDFSFAAYSTLLAGAVSSAVMLVVAPKFGLGGVWAGLTLFMSLRAIAGFWRLGSKGGPWKIIWSETE, via the exons atggcggcgacctcgccgccgatcAGGTCGCTTTTCCTCACCCCTTCTCCAGCGCTCAGCCGTATCTCCTTTCCTTCCTACCGCCCACACCGCCGCactgctcctcctcccgctcggTGCCGCCGGACGAAGCCGCCCGTGCTAGACGAGGAGCGGCTCCAGAGGGAGACTTCACCGGACGCCAAGGCCGATAGGAACGATGGACGAGAGAAGATGCGCGGGTGGTTCACGCTTGATGACATTGGAATGGATATCCTCACCATCGCCTTGCCTGCTgtgctcgccctcgccgccgaccccaTTACGGCGCTCATCGATACCGCCTTCGTTGGTCATGTTG GCTCGGCTGAACTTGCTGCCGTTGGAGCATCCATTTCTATCTTCAATTTGGTATCCAAGCTGCTCAATGTGCCATTGCTCAACGTCACCACATCCTTTGTTGCCGAGCAGCAGGCAGTGGATGCCGATCATAATAGCTCAATACAAA AAGATGAGATTTCGAGCCCACAAGAAAAGGCAGGTGAACAAAGGAAGTTTCTTCCAGCTGTCTCAACATCCTTGGCTCTAGCTGTTGGCATCGGATTGATGGAAACGGTGACACTGATCCTTGGGTCTGGGACACTAATGGACATCGTCGGTATAACTGTT GATTCACCAATGCGTATACCAGCAGAACAATTTCTTATTTTAAGGGCATATGGTGCACCACCAGTCATCGTAGCACTTGCAGCACAGGGTACTTTTCGTGGATTCATGGATACAAAGACACCGTTGTTTGCTGTGG TTGCTGGTAACCTAGTGAATGCATTGCTGGatgctatatttatttttccactTGGTCTAGGCGTAAGTGGCGCTGCATTGGCAACAGTGACTTCTGA GTATTTGACAGCGTTCATCCTCCTCTGGAAGCTAAATAGCAGAATGGTTCTGTTCTCATGGCATGTCATTGCTGGAGACATCGTCCGTTACCTAAAATCTG GTGCACTGCTAATTGCaagaaccatagcagtagtccTGACATTCACAGTGTCAACATCCCTGGCTTCCAGGGAAGGGCCTGTTCCAATGGCTGGCTATGAGATATGTTTGCAGGTGTGGTTAACAATTTCTCTGCTCAATGATGCACTCGCTCTTGCTGGTCAG GCTCTACTCGCGAATGAATATGCAAAAGGAAACTATAAGAAAGCCCGTGTTGTCTTATACAGAGTTCTGCAG GTTGGAGGTGTAACTGGCGTAACACTTGCTACAGCCTTATTCCTTGGGTTTGGATATTTGTCCATGCTGTTTACAGATGATCCGGCAGTATTAGACGTTGCTCGAACTGGAGTCTGG TTTGTCACTGTTTCTCAACCGATAAATGCTGTTGCTTTTGTGGCTGATGGGCTCTACTATGGTGTTTCTGACTTTAGTTTCGCGGCATACTCTACG tTATTGGCGGGGGCTGTCTCATCAGCAGTAATGCTTGTGGTCGCTCCTAAGTTTGGTCTTGGTGGCGTCTGGGCTGGTCTTACTCTATTTATGAGTTTGCGAGCAATTGCTGGGTTCTGGAG GTTAGGGAGCAAAGGCGGACCATGGAAAATAATCTGGTCTGAAACTGAATAA
- the LOC112543457 gene encoding uncharacterized protein LOC112543457 → MRGWFTLDDIGMDILTIALPAVLALAADPITALIDTAFVGHVGSAELAAVGASISIFNLVSKLLNVPLLNVTTSFVAEQQAVDADHNSSIQNEISSPQEKAGEQRKFLPAVSTSLALAVGIGLMETVTLILGSGTLMDIVGITVDSPMRIPAEQFLILRAYGAPPVIVALAAQGTFRGFMDTKTPLFAVVAGNLVNALLDAIFIFPLGLGVSGAALATVTSEYLTAFILLWKLNSRMVLFSWHVIAGDIVRYLKSGALLIARTIAVVLTFTVSTSLASREGPVPMAGYEICLQVWLTISLLNDALALAGQALLANEYAKGNYKKARVVLYRVLQVGGVTGVTLATALFLGFGYLSMLFTDDPAVLDVARTGVWFVTVSQPINAVAFVADGLYYGVSDFSFAAYSTLLAGAVSSAVMLVVAPKFGLGGVWAGLTLFMSLRAIAGFWRLGSKGGPWKIIWSETE, encoded by the exons ATGCGCGGGTGGTTCACGCTTGATGACATTGGAATGGATATCCTCACCATCGCCTTGCCTGCTgtgctcgccctcgccgccgaccccaTTACGGCGCTCATCGATACCGCCTTCGTTGGTCATGTTG GCTCGGCTGAACTTGCTGCCGTTGGAGCATCCATTTCTATCTTCAATTTGGTATCCAAGCTGCTCAATGTGCCATTGCTCAACGTCACCACATCCTTTGTTGCCGAGCAGCAGGCAGTGGATGCCGATCATAATAGCTCAATACAAA ATGAGATTTCGAGCCCACAAGAAAAGGCAGGTGAACAAAGGAAGTTTCTTCCAGCTGTCTCAACATCCTTGGCTCTAGCTGTTGGCATCGGATTGATGGAAACGGTGACACTGATCCTTGGGTCTGGGACACTAATGGACATCGTCGGTATAACTGTT GATTCACCAATGCGTATACCAGCAGAACAATTTCTTATTTTAAGGGCATATGGTGCACCACCAGTCATCGTAGCACTTGCAGCACAGGGTACTTTTCGTGGATTCATGGATACAAAGACACCGTTGTTTGCTGTGG TTGCTGGTAACCTAGTGAATGCATTGCTGGatgctatatttatttttccactTGGTCTAGGCGTAAGTGGCGCTGCATTGGCAACAGTGACTTCTGA GTATTTGACAGCGTTCATCCTCCTCTGGAAGCTAAATAGCAGAATGGTTCTGTTCTCATGGCATGTCATTGCTGGAGACATCGTCCGTTACCTAAAATCTG GTGCACTGCTAATTGCaagaaccatagcagtagtccTGACATTCACAGTGTCAACATCCCTGGCTTCCAGGGAAGGGCCTGTTCCAATGGCTGGCTATGAGATATGTTTGCAGGTGTGGTTAACAATTTCTCTGCTCAATGATGCACTCGCTCTTGCTGGTCAG GCTCTACTCGCGAATGAATATGCAAAAGGAAACTATAAGAAAGCCCGTGTTGTCTTATACAGAGTTCTGCAG GTTGGAGGTGTAACTGGCGTAACACTTGCTACAGCCTTATTCCTTGGGTTTGGATATTTGTCCATGCTGTTTACAGATGATCCGGCAGTATTAGACGTTGCTCGAACTGGAGTCTGG TTTGTCACTGTTTCTCAACCGATAAATGCTGTTGCTTTTGTGGCTGATGGGCTCTACTATGGTGTTTCTGACTTTAGTTTCGCGGCATACTCTACG tTATTGGCGGGGGCTGTCTCATCAGCAGTAATGCTTGTGGTCGCTCCTAAGTTTGGTCTTGGTGGCGTCTGGGCTGGTCTTACTCTATTTATGAGTTTGCGAGCAATTGCTGGGTTCTGGAG GTTAGGGAGCAAAGGCGGACCATGGAAAATAATCTGGTCTGAAACTGAATAA
- the LOC102717469 gene encoding macrophage migration inhibitory factor homolog yields the protein MPCLNVSTNVNLDGVDTSAVLADASKTVATIIGKPEAYVMVILKGSVPMAFGGTQEPAAYGELVSIGGLNPDVNKKLSAGIASILESKLSIPMSRFYLKFYDSKRSDFGWKGTTF from the exons atgccTTGCCTCAACGTGTCCACGAACGTGAACCTGGATGGGGTTGACACctccgccgtcctcgccgacgcctccAAGACCGTCGCCACCATCATCGGCAAGCCTGAGGCC TATGTAATGGTTATTCTTAAGGGTTCAGTGCCTATGGCATTTGGAGGTACACAGGAGCCTGCGGCTTATGGTGAGCTGGTTTCCATTGGAGGGCTGAACCCTGATGTCAACAAGAAGCTGAGTGCTGGCATTGCCTCTATCCTGGAGTCAAAGCTGTCCATTCCCATGTCCCGTTTCTACCTCAAGTTCTACGATTCCAAG cGCTCGGACTTCGGATGGAAGGGCACCACCTTTTAG
- the LOC102709036 gene encoding PRA1 family protein B2-like: MAAAAPPLLPTTVLPAETVTATPAPTSVSSADANPAATRAFLSRLLDSVKRALSGARPWPELVDRTALSRPDSLSDATARLRKNLAYFRVNYAAIVALSLAASLLAHPFSLAALLALLAAWCFLYLLRPADAPPLAAFGRTFSDRETLGGLIVASTFVVFLTSVGYLIFSALTLGAALVCAHGAFRVPEDLFLDEPDQANGGASVNLLSFVSNATGGRV; encoded by the coding sequence atggctgccgccgcccctcccctTCTCCCCACCACCGTCCTCCCCGCCGAAACCGTCACGGCAACCCCAGCACCCACCTCCGTCTCCTCCGCCGACGCCAACCCGGCCGCCACGCGGGCCTTCCTCTCCCGCCTCCTCGACTCCGTCAAGCGCGCGCTCTCCGGGGCGCGCCCCTGGCCGGAGCTCGTCGACCGCACCGCCCTCTCCCGCCCGGACTCCCTCTCCGACGCCACCGCCCGCCTCCGCAAGAACCTCGCCTACTTCCGCGTCAACTacgccgccatcgtcgccctctccctcgccgcctccctcctcgcaCACCCCTtctccctcgccgcgctcctcgccctcctcgccgcctggTGCTTCCTCTACCTGCTCCGCCCCGCCGACGCGCCCCCGCTCGCCGCGTTCGGCCGCACCTTCTCCGACAGGGAGACCCTCGGAGGCCTCatcgtcgcctccaccttcgtcgtcttcctcaCCTCCGTCGGATACCTCATCTTCTCCGCGCTCAccctcggcgccgccctcgtcTGCGCGCACGGCGCCTTCCGCGTGCCCGAGGACCTCTTCCTCGACGAGCCCGACCAGGCCAACGGTGGCGCCTCCGTCAACCTGCTCTCCTTCGTCTCCAACGCCACCGGAGGCCGCGTCTGA
- the LOC121055720 gene encoding probable leucine-rich repeat receptor-like protein kinase IMK3, translating into MQGPHAPPSPPAAMLIRLLHCFLLLLPSLAAAAPHRHHVHAAGDGVVISQADYQGLQAIKHDLSDPYGFLRSWNDTGLGACSGAWAGVKCVQGKVVAITLPWRGLAGTLSERIGQLTQLRRLSLHDNAIAGPIPTSLGFLPDLRGVYLFNNRFSGAVPPSIGNCVALQAFDASNNLLTGAIPSSLANSTKLMRLNLSHNSISGDIPPEVAGSPSLVFLALSHNKLSGHIPDAFAGSRAPSSSSLKEAITGSYHLTVLDLSHNSLDGPIPESLAGLQKLQVVDLAGNRLNGTIPEKVGSLPDLKTLDLSGNALSGVIPASLSNLTSTLQAFDVSNNNLSGEVPASLAQKFGPSAFAGNIQLCGYSASVPCPASPSPAPSAPASPTQVEASGRHRKFTTKELALIIAGIVVGILVLLALCCLLLCFLTKKGSGSRSGGKQMASKAAGGAGAATGGRGEKPGSGAAEVESGGEVGGKLVHFDGPMAFTADDLLCATAEIMGKSTYGTVYKATLEDGSLVAVKRLREKITKGHKDFEAEAAVLGKIRHPNLLPLRAYYLGPKGEKLLVLDFMPNGSLSQFLHARAPNTPIDWETRMTIAKGTARGLAFLHDDMTIVHGNLNASNVLLDDHTNPRIADFGLSRLMTAAANSNVLAAAGALGYRAPELSKLKKASAKTDVYSLGVIILELLTGKSPAEATNGMDLPQWVASIVKEEWTSEVFDLELMRDGDTGPAGDELVDTLKLALHCVDQSPTVRPDAREVLRQLEQIRPGAEGGAGPSEEGGAGHVAVGNE; encoded by the exons ATGCAAGGACCACATGctcccccttctcctcctGCCGCCATGCTCATCCGCCTCCTGCATTGCTTCctactcctcctcccctcgcttGCCGCTGCGGcgccccaccgccaccacgTCCACGCcgcgggcgacggcgtcgtCATCAGCCAGGCCGACTACCAGGGCCTCCAGGCCATCAAGCACGACCTCTCCGACCCCTACGGCTTCCTCCGCTCCTGGAACGACACCGGCCTCGGCGCCTGCTCCGGCGCATGGGCCGGCGTCAAGTGCGTCCAGGGCAAGGTCGTCGCCATCACCCTCCCCTGgcgcggcctcgccggcaCGCTCTCCGAACGCATCGGCCAGCTCACCCAGCTAAGGCGACTCAGCCTCCACGACAACGCCATCGCCGGCCCCATCCCCACCTCCCTCGGCTTCCTCCCCGACCTCCGCGGCGTCTACCTCTTCAACAACCGCTTCTCCGGCGCCGTTCCGCCCTCCATAGGCAACTGCGTCGCGCTCCAGGCCTTCGACGCCAGCAACAACCTCCTCACCGGCGccatcccctcctccctcgccaaCTCCACCAAGCTCATGCGCCTCAACCTCAGCCACAACTCCATCTCTGGCGACATCCCACCCGAGGTCGCGGGTTCGCCGTCGCTTGTCTTCCTCGCACTCTCCCACAACAAGCTGTCCGGACACATCCCCGACGCCTTCGCTGGCTCCAGGGcgccctcctcgtcctcgctTAAGGAAGCCATCACCGGGAGCTACCACCTCACCGTCCTCGACCTCTCGCACAACTCGCTCGACGGCCCCATACCGGAGTCGCTCGCCGGACTACAGAAGCTGCAGGTGGTCGACCTCGCCGGCAACAGGCTCAACGGCACCATCCCTGAGAAGGTTGGGTCACTGCCCGACCTCAAGACGCTCGACCTCTCCGGCAACGCCCTCTCTGGCGTGATCCCGGCGAGCCTGTCCAACCTCACCTCCACTCTCCAAGCCTTCGATGTCTCCAACAACAACCTCTCCGGCGAAGTGCCGGCCTCGCTCGCGCAAAAGTTTGGGCCTTCCGCCTTCGCCGGAAACATACAGCTCTGCGGCTACTCTGCTTCGGTGCCCTGCCCGgcgtctccgtctccggcgccgTCCGCACCGGCATCACCAACGCAGGTGGAGGCCTCGGGGCGCCACCGGAAGTTCACCACCAAGGAGCTCGCGCTGATCATCGCCGGAATCGTCGTCGGCATCCTTGTCTTGCTGGCTCTCTGCTGCCTGCTGCTCTGCTTCTTGACGAAGAAGGGGTCCGGATCACGGAGCGGCGGGAAGCAGATGGCGAGCAAGGCAGCAGGTGGTGCcggagcggcgacgggcgggcGAGGCGAGAAGCCAGGgtcgggggcggcggaggtggagtcCGGAGGCGAGGTGGGAGGGAAGCTGGTGCACTTCGACGGGCCGATGGCGTTCACGGCGGACGACCTGCTGTGCGCGACGGCGGAGATAATGGGGAAGAGCACGTACGGGACGGTGTACAAGGCGACGCTGGAGGACGGGAGCCTGGTGGCGGTGAAGCGGCTGAGGGAGAAGATCACCAAGGGCCACAAGGACttcgaggccgaggcggcggtgctcgGCAAGATCCGCCACCCCAACCTGCTGCCGCTCAGAGCCTACTACCTCGGCCCCAAGGGCGAGAAGCTTCTTGTGCTCGATTTCATGCCCAATGGCAGCCTCTCCCAGTTCCTCCATG CTCGCGCGCCAAACACTCCGATCGACTGGGAGACTAGGATGACAATCGCCAAGGGCACAGCCCGTGGCCTGGCCTTCCTCCACGACGACATGACCATCGTCCACGGCAACCTCAACGCCAGCAACGTCCTCCTCGACGACCACACCAATCCCAGGATCGCCGACTTCGGCCTGTCTCGCCTCATGACGGCTGCCGCCAACTCCaacgtcctcgccgccgccggcgccctcgGCTACCGCGCCCCCGAGCTGTCCAAGCTCAAGAAGGCCAGCGCCAAGACCGACGTGTACAGCCTCGGCGTCATCATCCTCGAGCTCCTCACCGGCAAGTCCCCCGCCGAAGCCACCAACGGCATGGACCTGCCTCAGTGGGTGGCGTCCATTGTCAAGGAGGAGTGGACCAGCGAGGTGTTCGACCTCGAGCTGatgcgcgacggcgacaccgGCCCAGCGGGAGATGAGCTCGTGGACACGCTGAAGCTGGCGCTGCACTGCGTCGACCAGTCACCGACGGTGAGACCTGATGCACGGGAGGTGCTCCGGCAGCTCGAGCAGATCAGGCCGggggcggagggcggcgccgggccTAGCGAGGAAGGTGGCGCGGGCCATGTGGCTGTAGGCAATGAGTAG